One segment of Triticum aestivum cultivar Chinese Spring chromosome 2A, IWGSC CS RefSeq v2.1, whole genome shotgun sequence DNA contains the following:
- the LOC123185796 gene encoding ethylene-response factor C3-like, with protein MSDPSSTASSYSTSPRLTTGVVNFLARRAMTTQNHHRAAASLHSPGSSTGSADTAPWHYRAPATPPPLLPFDANDADEMLLLDMLSQHQEDMHTDTATAPVPTTTAATAVKREVSEEVEAKVAVGGSRRAFRGVRKRPWGKFAAEIRDSTRDGVRVWLGTFDSPEEAALAYDQAAFAMRGGAAVLNFPADQVRRSLEGAGDDVCGRADGLSPVLALKRRHSMHRRASTTRKASRAVRTGRPEGVMELEDLGAEYLEELLGASDDMTTSASSSWCSGHHSI; from the coding sequence ATGTCTGATCCAAGCAGCACAGCTTCCTCTTATTCCACGTCGCCCCGGCTCACCACCGGCGTCGTCAACTTCTTGGCGCGCCGCGCCATGACCACGCAGAACCACCACAGAGCAGCAGCATCCCTCCACTCGCCAGGCTCCTCCACCGGCTCCGCCGACACCGCGCCATGGCACTACCGTGCCCCGGCCACGCCGCCGCCTCTGCTCCCGTTCGACGCCAACGACGCCGACGAGATGCTGCTGCTTGACATGCTCTCCCAGCACCAGGAGGACATGCACACCGACACCGCGACAGCGCCCGTTCCCACCACGACGGCGGCAACGGCCGTGAAGCGAGAGGTCAGCGAAGAGGTGGAGGCCAAGGTGGCCGTCGGCGGCAGTCGGCGCGCGTTCCGCGGGGTGCGGAAGCGGCCGTGGGGCAAGTTCGCGGCGGAGATCCGGGACTCGACGCGGGACGGCGtccgggtgtggctgggcacgttTGACAGCCCGGAGGAGGCGGCGCTCGCGTACGACCAGGCCGCCTTCGCCATGCGGGGCGGCGCCGCCGTGCTCAATTTCCCCGCCGACCAGGTACGGCGCTCGCTCGAGGGCGCAGGGGACGACGTGTGTGGCCGCGCCGACGGGTTGTCACCCGTGCTGGCGCTGAAGCGGCGGCACTCCATGCACAGGCGGGCGTCTACAACACGAAAGGCTAGTAGGGCCGTCCGGACGGGCCGGCCGGAGGGCGTGATGGAGCTTGAGGACCTCGGCGCAGAATACCTCGAGGAGCTGCTCGGCGCCTCCGACGACATGACGACCTCGGCCTCCAGTTCATGGTGCTCGGGTcatcactccatctga